AACCAACAAGATCAGCTTTTTCAATGAAAGTAATAGAAGCTCCACCACCAGTTGAAATATGACTAAAACTATCTTGTAAATTATTTGCCTCAACTGCTGCAACTGAATCACCACCACCAATAACTGTATATGCATTTTCTAATTTACTAATTTCTTTAGCTAACTCTTCAGTTCCTCATTTAAAATTACTAAATTCTGCAACTCCTAATGTTCCATTTCATAAAACTGTATGAGCGCCTTTTAGTTGATTTTTGAACAATCTTAGTGTTCATGGTCCTATATCTAATCCTTCAGCATTTTCTAAAATTTGAAGAGGAAATCTAGGATTATAAAGTCTTTCAGTGTCTTTAAATTCATACGCCATAGCATTATCGATTGGTAAAATAATTTTATCTCAGTATTTAGCTAATAACTCTTTAGCTAGTTCTATTTTGTCATCTTCAACAATAGAAATTCCAATCTCAAATCCCAAAGCTTTTTTAAATGTATATGACATTCCTCCAGCAATAAAAACTTTGTCTGCTTTTTCTAATAAAGAAGAAATAATTCCGATTTTGTCAGAAATTTTTGCTCCTCCAACTATAGCAACAAATGGTCTTTTTGGTTGATCAATTAATTTTGAAAGAGCTTTTAGTTCAGTTTCTACTAAATAACCAATAGCTGATTCTTTAATATGTTGTGCAATTCCAACATTTGAAGCATGTTCTCTATGCAATGTACCAAAAGCATCGTTAATAAATACATCTCCCAGTGAAGCTCAGTATTTTCCTAACTCTGGATCATTTTTGGATTCTGCTTTGTTGTTTAAATCTTCGAATCTTGTATTTTCTACTAATAAAACCTCTCCAGCTTTGAGGCTACTAATAGCTTCTTCTAATTCAACTCCTCTAGTTGTAGGAACAAAAATTATTTCTTGACCCAATTCGTTTGCTAATTCTTCTGCAACTATTCTCAAGGATTTTTTTGCTAAATCTTCTTGAGATTTTACTCTTCCGAGGTGAGAAAATAAAATTACTTTTCCACCCTCATTTATTATTTTTCTTATAGTAGGCAAAGTAGATTTAATTCTTTTAGTTGAAGTAATTTGACCATTTTGTATTGGAACATTGTAGTCAACACGTACTAAAACTTTTTTATCTTTTAGAACTAAATCATCAATATTTTTCTTGTTTAAAAAACTTTGCATAGTGTTTAGGTTCTCCTTTGATTTTTTTCGATTTGTAATTATATATGAGAAGAAAAGAAAAAAGATAATTTTTCTTCTAAAATTATATATATTTGTACAAAATTCCTTCTTTTTCTTCATTTTTAACCAAAAGAAGGAAGAAATGAAGAAAAATAAAGCAAAACAAAGAAAAATAAATAATTTTTTTGCTTTTTTTCTTTACAAATTCCTATAAAATATGATTAATAACTTATTGTAAGCTATATACTTAACAAACAGGAGAAAATTATGGTATTAAAATTTTACTGTACAACCATTTGTGCTAAAGAACCACAGGAAAATGGTGAGCCAAATTGTACATATAGATTAAGATATGCAAAAAAAGTTCATGGTATTTATAATAATTTTCATGATATTGTAGTTTTAATTAACTCATTCAATACACCAGCAAGGCTTTGAGTTAGAGAAGACAATAATTTCAGAAGAGTTCTTAGATTTCCACTGAATATAGACAAATTAACTACTGAAGAAAGATCAGAGTTCTACAATGATGTTTTTTCAGATAAAAAAGAACTTTCTACTTCTATTGAGTTAGCTGAAGAACAATTCCAAGAATTAGCTGAAAAAAACAAAGAAAGAACACTAGAATTAGCTAAAATTGTTTCATTAGAAAAAATTCAAGAACTTCAAGAAGATACAGAATCTATCATTGAAACTACAGAAGCTGAAGAAGAA
This Mycoplasma sp. 1654_15 DNA region includes the following protein-coding sequences:
- a CDS encoding phosphoglycerate kinase, coding for MQSFLNKKNIDDLVLKDKKVLVRVDYNVPIQNGQITSTKRIKSTLPTIRKIINEGGKVILFSHLGRVKSQEDLAKKSLRIVAEELANELGQEIIFVPTTRGVELEEAISSLKAGEVLLVENTRFEDLNNKAESKNDPELGKYWASLGDVFINDAFGTLHREHASNVGIAQHIKESAIGYLVETELKALSKLIDQPKRPFVAIVGGAKISDKIGIISSLLEKADKVFIAGGMSYTFKKALGFEIGISIVEDDKIELAKELLAKYWDKIILPIDNAMAYEFKDTERLYNPRFPLQILENAEGLDIGPWTLRLFKNQLKGAHTVLWNGTLGVAEFSNFKWGTEELAKEISKLENAYTVIGGGDSVAAVEANNLQDSFSHISTGGGASITFIEKADLVGLHPIQEK